The Amblyraja radiata isolate CabotCenter1 chromosome 5, sAmbRad1.1.pri, whole genome shotgun sequence genome includes the window aCCCCCACTTTGCATACTGGCAGTcaggaacccacaggaactgccctcacccattaattaggctggttcaggagccagaCCACTGCAGCAGTCATTGgaaaaaacacactcacaattatttttatataatataattatacataattatatatgattacagtcatatacacaagtcatttatatatagtataataatatatggtttaaatagactgcaacacggaaataggctccccatggtgtaatatgggcattggacactagatggcgctttttcgatctcattttctaattagtttaattaattaatgtgcaacttttggcactgacgagttatgacttcgcgattatattttatctaaatctgtgcaaaatttcatgtagttccgagacatgggtcacgaaagttgcttttctagacacatttttgatgctcggcccacagcctagtacAAGATACTCCTGTGGCTACCCCCTATCCAACACGTATACCAGTTTGGATACTGCGTAGAGAATAGAGGCAACGGCCAGATCATTGGCACTATGATCAGCTCTGCTGTAAAGCAGGGTACGTAAAGTCTCAGCGAGCAATAGTGATTGGGGTCTGTTAAGGGCAGAGACAAGCATTTCTGTGGCCCTGAGTGGCATTTCAGGAGAGTTTGCTGCTTCCCTAGTGCCTGGGTCAAGGATATTTCTGAGAGACCACATAACATTCTGAAGGGGGAGGGTAAATAGCCAGAGGTCATTGTCCTTTTTAGTATCAACGATTTAAGAAGGAAGAGAGATGAGAAGTCTGCAAAGATAATTAGGGAGTTGGGTAGTAagttaaaaagcaggacctctaTGGTTGTAATCTCAGAATGACACACCATGCCACGATATAGCGAAGCAAGAAGGAGGAAGGTGGGGCAGTTAAACACATGGAtaaggagctggtgcaggagggAGAGTGTATGTGTACATCGATCATTGGACTCTCTTCCAGGGCCTGTGCAAGAGAGACGGGTTGCACCCGGACTGGAGGGAAACCAATGGTTGTTTCCTGTATCCACAAAGTCAGTACTTCATTCCTGGAACCATTTTTGAAAATCATCTTTGCACCCTCTTGAAAGCTTTCAAAAGGTGCCATGCTCAAACTTGGGACACAATCTGCCACCTGAACCTTGGGCAATGCTTGTTGAAGCAGAAATGCAagtttgaagtaaaaacaaaACCTGCTGAaattactcagtaggtcagacaataTTTGTGGAGAGGGACACAGTGTGGCCCATTGGGCAATAGAGTCATGCTCATCATCAAGTACCCACTTCTACTCATCCACCTAATTCTCCCACATTTTCATCAACACCCCTTCCCCAGATCCCGTCAGCTACTTACTCAGGAGGGAACTATACAATTACTCATCTTTGGGTTGTGGAGAGAAACTGGATCACCGGGGAGAAActcgtgttcacagggagaacgtgcacctACCTGATTCATACCAAGCAAGGGGGATTTTTACAGGCTGAGAACCCCTTGACAAAACAATGGAGATGTGTGCAGGGTTGGGGTCCCAAACGTCAACAGATGACATGAATGGGACAATATCAAAGTTTTTCAAATTAAATAGCCTTTTGTATCTCTTTTCATAGGAATTTCTTAAAACCAAGGAAGCAAAATCTAACTATCTCCAGGGTTATGAAATAATGTTGGATTTCTTTGGAATGAAACTAGAAGATAAAAACACGGGGACAGTGGCTCGTGCTTCAAACTGGAAGGAACGATTTCAACATCTCAATGAGTAAGTGTATGAGGAACCAGCGTCTTTCACTGAGGCAAATGAACCCAGAGAAAGCTATCAAAGCCATCAGGTACAGGCccatggtggggagggggaaagtgtCAAAAGGGAGGCTCTGTAATTGAATACCAAGTGGGCAGAATGACaatagggatcacagtttaagaccaGGTTAACGAGAGCAAATGGCAGGAGGTGAGATGGAACCGTTATTGGCACCCTATGTAGAAACAAGGGGAGTGATATTATGATCTCACGTAGGGTGAAAGATTTAAATGACAGTTAGGCTATGAAAGTGACTAATAATACCTGGATATTGTTCCCAACACTATTTCATTTTCAAGTCTGCAACCTCCCTGGATCTCTTGTTCTTTTGTAGTAATTATCAAGACAGGGAGAGCAAAAACgtaaaggtaaggagagggcgatCCCTGAAGAAGGAAAGTAAAGAATATTCATGTCAGAATTATAAAAAGTGGTGCTGGGTCACAAAGGGCTTGAGACACGATAATGGAATTCAAAGGAACGTGGAAAATATCTGAATGGGCATCAGTTCTCTGTTTGAGCAATGACAAGCAGACAACCTCAGGATTATCCAGGCATGtgagaggtcatagataggagttacagtgaGGTGGTCACTCACAAGGTACAAGCAGAAGGTGGatggatgaattccacagattcaccaccctccgactaaagaaattcctcctcatctccttcctaaaggaacgtcctttcattttgaggttatgacctctggccctagactcccactggtggaaacatcctctccacatctactctatccaggcctttcactatccagtaagtttcaatgagctccCCCCCTCATATTTTTaaagctccagcgagtagaggcccagcgccTTCAAAcgcatcatatattaacccactcattcctggctgGTGGGTAAATGAAACTAGCTGCCAGAAaaaatagttgaggcagttacaaaaaaaaatttaaaggacAGATAttcggacagatacatggataaggtaGGTTGAGAGGGGTATTGACAAATGAAGGCAAACAGgaccagcgtagatggggcatcttggttggcatggacaagttaggtcaaagttcagtgctgtatgactcgatgaggaTACACATCGAAAGAACTTTCAAACAAGTTTCAAATCTTGCAACTGATCTGATCTCAGCAAATGCAACCAGCAAGTATATGGCCAAGTAAATGGGATAGTGACCCGTTAATATTCATCTCAAATAGTGTTTGTTAAATTTCTATTGGTCAACGAATAGATGAATTTCTGAAGTCTTCAAACAGTGTGTCCTGATGAGGTAGACTGGTAAATGAGCTAAAACACGGCATTGTCACATCCCCTCTTATGCAATGTCTTCCGTGATTTATCAGGTTGAGTCTTTGAGGTAAGGCCTGAACCATAATCTTCTAAACCAAAGGTGTTAGTGATGCCTCTGAGCCACCAATTCTTTGTAAATCAATGTTGATGTTACAGTATTTTGACATGTATCAACCAAATGCCAATTATTTAATTTGACTGTACCCTTATTTTTAAAGATCCGAGCACAATTATCTGAGAATCACCCGCATTTTAAAAAGTTTAGGAGAATTTAAGTTTGAGAGCTTCCAGATTGGCCTGGTCCACTTCCTGCTGTATGAGACGTTAGTTGAAGAGACTCTGCCCAACATGTTGCACAGTGCTTTGGAATATTTTGTTTACACAATAAAATCcaggaaagagagaaggaaaCTCCTGCGCTTTGCCCATCAGCATTATAAGCCACCAGAGAACTTTATCTGGGGGCCTCCCAGGAAGGAGGTGTCAGGAGCTAAAGGTACCATAACCAAGTCCTCTCTATCGGAGACGACTTTATCTGCTCCAGAGAAAACCAGGTGTGAAGACATAAGCGATAAGTCAAGAACCAACGTTGAATTGGCAGCTGGGACAGAGTTGGCCTCATCTACTGAAACCAGTCCAGAAACAGGCATGCATCAAAAAGAACAACTCACAGATCAAGGCGACACCAAGGTGGAAAATGTTGCAGCCAAGAATAACATCTTTGTCAAAGAGAAGAGTGATCATCAGGTGACTACAAAGCCTAAAGTACCAACAGAAATTGGTGATCAAGCACTTCAGTGCCAAATACAAAATGTAGCAGATACTGACGCAACAGAGAAATAGTTACAAGAATTCCAAGAGGACATTATTTTCTAATATGATTATAGAACAAGGCACTAGTCCAGCCAACTGTGAATAGGTGGTCAAAGGCAGATCTCAGCTGAAACTCCATGACAAAGCATTCGTGAAATGACCTTTGAGTCTCCTAGCTCTGCCGATGGACATGCTCGtgattgtattttttatatatttctaaCAATGTGTAAAAGTTGAATGTTTATATAACTTCGGCAGTGTTGCACTCAGAGTAATAATCTGTGATTGGGGTCTCTTCAGTTTTTGTAAAACTTTTTATACATGAGGTACATTCTGTCCTGAATGCAAGGAGCAAAATAtggattaattaattaaaaatgtccatAAATTTGTATAGACTGTAATAGTATAGATTCATTTGCATCCAATAGTGTAACTGGGTTAGATTGCATTAGCAATCATTTCACAGTTGTACTTGTAGCCCAGGCACAATTTACTTTTTGTTAAAGTAAATGTGCAATTTACTTCAGCAAACCCAATATTTTCCCAGCATCGACCATGTACCAAAAGTCAAGGATGATGCAGTGGATAATTTATGTAGAAATCTGAGCTTCTGGGTACAATCTTACAGCTTTTGCATATTTGCAAAAGAATCGGGAGCAAGCTGAGGTATCAATTACAGAGTTTTCTCTTTGATATTGGTACCAACCTTTGGCAACACTGGCCTCAATGTTAAATGCTCGGGATAAAGGTGGTTGTTTCCTCACTCTTTGCCACTTTTATACAATCATCTCTGACCTGCACCATGATTAACCCACACCTTGTAGTGGTGTCACTTCTGGCATGGATCCAAACAGATTCTCCATTCTTCCCCTGTGTTTTTCTGGCAGCCCTTTATACAACTGTTCTGCGTCATCCTATGTGGAGAGTTCCTTTAAGATTTGACGCTCTTCCGAGCGGTTAGCATGGTAATGATGCAACACCAACAAGATGCTCCAGAGTCTCCCACTGGAACCCTGCAAGTTCCACTTTAGTACTTGGTTCTGGGTGCAAACTGCAAGAGTGCCAAACTTCTATTTTGGAGAAATGGTGTTGCGTGGAGTTTGTGTTCGATGAATGAATGAAATCCTATTTCCAAGCTTATGTCCTTTTGTGGCAAATGTACTAATGAACAGTTTTAATGCTTAGTGTCAATTAATCTATCTGATATTTGATGGGAGGAATTTTTATAAAGTTCCAACTCTGTAGATTATTCTGGAGATTTGATTACCCCCAACGTCCATTCACATGACATGGACAACAGTCTTCTCCCCCCTCATTTCTCGATAGTTATCTCATTAAAAAAGGTTTAAAGCAAATAAAAAATACTTAAGCAGTGCTTTTTTTTCTTTGGATTTACTAGTTTCTGAAAACTCCAGGAAGGTTAAAAACCCAAGAATTATGACAAGCATAGTGTGTTTTTGGTGCAAAAGGGATATTGCTATCTGTTCATACCAATGTACATATTTTATTTCACATTAAAAACCATGGATTTCTTGCAATAAAAAAAAACTGTTGATGAAAGCAGTGAGATAGTAGTTCTTTTGCAACTCAACTTATTGATTTCTGAATTCTGTAAGTTATTTTGCATGAGTCTCTGCTCCAGTCTTTGCCGGGGACTTTATGAAGGACAAGTTAGAATCAGTTATTTTTTCATCAAAGTTTCAATAAACAGCAGATGATATGGTTTAATAGGTAAAGGTGAAGCTCGTCCTGTTCTCTTTAAGCAACTATAGTTATGGGAAGATTGATAAATGAAGGACATGTAGTGAAGGTGATTGTCATAGATGAGATGCAAAGAACAAACGGCTGAGGAACtcatttgatcaagtagcatctctggaacaaaggGATAGtttacttgtgtaggaaagaactgcaggtgctggtttaaatcgaaggtagacacaaaatgctggagtaactcagcgggacaggcagcatctctggagagaaggaacgggtgacctttcgggtcgagacccttgtctagacctgaagcgtcacccgttccttctctacgGGATAGTTTACTTTTCAGGTTGTGGCAGTGGCTAAATATACTACTTTTCAGACCCTGGCAGTGGCTAAATATCATagatgaggtttagtttagattagattagagatacagcgcctaccgaatccgtgctgaccggcgatccccgcacacttacattatcttgcacaaactcgggacaattta containing:
- the LOC116973089 gene encoding opioid growth factor receptor-like protein 1 isoform X1; the protein is MGNSLFWSAREPATVEECDSTWESDSEPEEQQALAQKTIATAEEARGGGSGEDQNKDNLDTSFKRKRSYFAARDLYMYRHDYPAKSRENSGQVNLKFYMKEIPLKPDGIYIDDILTTWKGDYDKLENNHTYIQWLFPLREPGLNWHAEELTTEEIKEFLKTKEAKSNYLQGYEIMLDFFGMKLEDKNTGTVARASNWKERFQHLNESEHNYLRITRILKSLGEFKFESFQIGLVHFLLYETLVEETLPNMLHSALEYFVYTIKSRKERRKLLRFAHQHYKPPENFIWGPPRKEVSGAKGTITKSSLSETTLSAPEKTRCEDISDKSRTNVELAAGTELASSTETSPETGMHQKEQLTDQGDTKVENVAAKNNIFVKEKSDHQVTTKPKVPTEIGDQALQCQIQNVADTDATEK
- the LOC116973089 gene encoding opioid growth factor receptor-like protein 1 isoform X2 — protein: MAGHRSIDVQRGLGVHVHRPLEMATQNKDNLDTSFKRKRSYFAARDLYMYRHDYPAKSRENSGQVNLKFYMKEIPLKPDGIYIDDILTTWKGDYDKLENNHTYIQWLFPLREPGLNWHAEELTTEEIKEFLKTKEAKSNYLQGYEIMLDFFGMKLEDKNTGTVARASNWKERFQHLNESEHNYLRITRILKSLGEFKFESFQIGLVHFLLYETLVEETLPNMLHSALEYFVYTIKSRKERRKLLRFAHQHYKPPENFIWGPPRKEVSGAKGTITKSSLSETTLSAPEKTRCEDISDKSRTNVELAAGTELASSTETSPETGMHQKEQLTDQGDTKVENVAAKNNIFVKEKSDHQVTTKPKVPTEIGDQALQCQIQNVADTDATEK